One stretch of Methylopila sp. 73B DNA includes these proteins:
- the mbfA gene encoding iron exporter MbfA, which produces MLSLLGGRRRFDDLSEREILALAISSEEDDARIYADYAARLDADYPASATVFRGMAEEEDRHRRLLLDLFARRFGPHVPLIRREHVAGYYARRPIWLVDELGIERVRAEAERMEEDAARFYELAAKRTSDADTRKLLGDLAQQERGHQATADHLADANLGSAARTTEADTARRKLILTWVQPGLAGLMDGSVSTLAPIFATAFATQNSHTTLLVGLAAAIGAGISMGFTEAAHDDGVISGRGSPLKRGLASGVMTAVGGLGHALPYLIGDFWTATAIAALVVVVELWAIAWIQNRFMETPMMRAIVQVVVGGALVFAAGVLIGGA; this is translated from the coding sequence GGGCGGTCGGAGACGTTTCGACGACCTTTCCGAACGCGAGATTCTCGCGCTGGCGATCTCCTCGGAAGAGGACGACGCGCGGATCTATGCGGACTACGCCGCCCGGCTCGACGCCGACTACCCCGCCTCCGCGACCGTCTTCCGCGGCATGGCGGAGGAGGAGGACCGCCACCGCCGCCTCCTGCTGGACCTGTTCGCCCGGCGGTTCGGCCCCCATGTGCCCCTGATCCGCCGCGAGCACGTCGCGGGGTATTACGCCCGTCGACCGATCTGGCTCGTCGACGAGCTCGGCATCGAGCGCGTCCGCGCGGAGGCGGAACGTATGGAGGAGGACGCGGCGCGGTTCTACGAACTGGCCGCCAAGCGCACGAGCGACGCCGACACACGGAAGCTGCTCGGCGACCTCGCCCAGCAGGAACGCGGCCACCAGGCGACCGCCGACCATCTGGCGGACGCCAACCTTGGCTCGGCCGCCCGGACCACGGAGGCCGACACCGCGCGCCGGAAGCTGATCCTGACCTGGGTTCAGCCCGGCCTCGCCGGCCTGATGGACGGCTCTGTCTCGACGCTCGCGCCGATCTTCGCCACCGCCTTCGCCACTCAGAACTCCCACACGACGCTGCTTGTGGGCCTCGCCGCCGCCATCGGCGCCGGCATTTCGATGGGCTTCACGGAGGCCGCGCACGACGACGGGGTGATCTCGGGCCGCGGGTCGCCGCTGAAGCGCGGCCTCGCCTCCGGCGTCATGACCGCCGTCGGGGGCCTCGGGCACGCCCTGCCCTACCTTATCGGCGATTTCTGGACGGCGACCGCGATCGCGGCGCTGGTGGTCGTCGTGGAACTCTGGGCGATCGCCTGGATCCAGAACCGCTTCATGGAGACGCCGATGATGCGGGCGATCGTGCAGGTGGTGGTCGGCGGCGCGCTGGTGTTCGCGGCGGGGGTGCTGATCGGCGGCGCCTGA
- a CDS encoding DUF1465 family protein, with protein MIDRERSDAEAGAVSFGMRLVGSASFMSLFREGMGLVEETAAYLDGEGRGESRELGRTESIAYATESMRLTTRLMQIASWLLVQRAVNEGEMSYDQAREEKQKVRLSPIGSTLPGDVLSRLPERLRDLVDRTSRLQERVQLLDRQLASPAEADEQAPHPLHGQMERLRQAFGG; from the coding sequence ATGATCGACCGTGAGCGTTCCGATGCCGAGGCCGGCGCCGTGTCCTTCGGCATGCGTCTGGTCGGCTCCGCATCCTTCATGTCCCTGTTCCGCGAGGGCATGGGCCTCGTCGAGGAGACGGCGGCCTATCTCGACGGCGAGGGCCGGGGCGAGTCACGGGAGCTCGGGCGGACCGAGTCGATCGCCTACGCCACCGAGAGCATGCGCCTGACGACGCGGCTGATGCAGATCGCCTCCTGGCTGCTGGTGCAGCGCGCGGTGAACGAGGGCGAGATGTCCTACGATCAGGCGCGCGAGGAGAAGCAGAAAGTGCGGCTGTCGCCGATCGGCTCGACCCTGCCGGGCGACGTGCTGTCGCGCCTGCCGGAGCGTCTGCGCGATCTCGTGGACCGCACCTCCCGCCTGCAGGAGCGGGTCCAGCTGCTCGATCGCCAGCTCGCCTCGCCCGCGGAGGCCGACGAGCAGGCCCCGCATCCGCTGCACGGGCAGATGGAGCGGCTGCGCCAGGCGTTCGGCGGTTAA
- a CDS encoding DUF1192 domain-containing protein — MSLFDDGAAPRPQASHVIGQDLGAVSIDELRLRIAALQAEIARLEAEVAAKTAQRTAADQLFRR; from the coding sequence ATGTCTCTTTTCGACGACGGCGCCGCGCCGCGACCGCAGGCGAGCCACGTGATCGGGCAGGATCTGGGGGCGGTGTCGATCGACGAGCTGCGGCTGCGGATCGCGGCGCTGCAGGCCGAGATCGCGCGTCTCGAGGCCGAGGTCGCGGCCAAAACCGCGCAGCGCACCGCCGCGGACCAGCTGTTCCGGCGCTAA